One window of Paludibacter propionicigenes WB4 genomic DNA carries:
- a CDS encoding YceI family protein translates to MKRHIGIIGFILFLSQPLLAQSLVSVDLQKSSSVTITGSTNIVSFKLLFPGDMLPKKNFLITATQNQNRILLSQTQMSIAVKDFTSNNKMALRDFLKLIKHKSYPYIQVQLNYIDLNQNAEKSKLTKGNAYANITITGITKQYCFPISADSDGENYFLNGRKNISIRDFGLVPPVEMMGLIKVSEWIDLDFHIVCKIGLNKANQAELCTPNQLKDLANYTAR, encoded by the coding sequence ATGAAAAGGCATATCGGTATAATTGGGTTTATCCTTTTTTTAAGTCAACCACTGCTGGCTCAATCCCTCGTGTCAGTGGATTTACAAAAAAGTAGCTCAGTGACGATTACCGGATCAACGAATATTGTCTCGTTCAAGCTTCTTTTTCCGGGAGATATGCTTCCTAAAAAGAATTTTCTCATTACCGCCACACAAAATCAAAACAGAATACTTTTAAGCCAAACTCAAATGTCGATTGCAGTAAAAGACTTTACTTCAAACAATAAAATGGCTTTGAGAGATTTTTTGAAACTTATTAAGCACAAATCTTATCCGTATATTCAGGTTCAACTCAATTATATTGATTTAAACCAAAATGCCGAGAAATCAAAATTAACCAAAGGAAATGCTTATGCAAACATTACCATTACCGGCATTACTAAGCAGTATTGCTTTCCAATTTCGGCTGACAGCGATGGAGAGAATTATTTCCTAAATGGTCGTAAAAACATAAGTATCCGTGACTTCGGACTGGTTCCTCCCGTTGAAATGATGGGCTTAATAAAGGTGAGCGAATGGATTGATCTGGATTTTCATATTGTATGCAAAATAGGTTTAAACAAAGCTAACCAAGCTGAATTATGTACCCCAAATCAATTGAAAGATTTGGCAAATTACACAGCTCGCTAA
- a CDS encoding YceI family protein, protein MLKTKLTKFHMLLMVSGILAGFTGAAKAQTLKINPQSSTMTISGTTNVHNFQSKVTQMSGELVISGKKVQSLKVDIPVKSIKSNEKLMDSKTYEAFNAEKNPTITFQLTDAVIQKATAEDIDVAVTGNLTMAGVTKKITFNTTGKALKPGTFQFTGSVGIKMTDYKMKPPTAMLGIMKVGDAITLKFSIVMVGDPEVNALLTK, encoded by the coding sequence ATGTTAAAAACAAAACTGACAAAATTTCATATGTTGCTAATGGTTAGCGGCATATTGGCTGGTTTCACTGGTGCAGCGAAAGCTCAAACACTGAAGATAAACCCTCAGAGTTCCACCATGACTATTTCAGGAACCACAAACGTGCATAACTTTCAAAGCAAGGTGACCCAAATGTCGGGTGAACTTGTGATTAGCGGTAAAAAAGTCCAATCGTTGAAGGTGGATATACCTGTAAAATCTATTAAGAGCAACGAAAAGTTGATGGACTCAAAAACCTATGAAGCTTTTAATGCAGAAAAAAATCCAACAATCACATTCCAACTAACCGATGCAGTAATTCAAAAAGCAACTGCTGAAGATATTGATGTGGCTGTAACAGGTAATCTGACAATGGCCGGGGTTACTAAAAAAATAACTTTTAATACTACCGGTAAGGCTCTTAAACCCGGGACTTTCCAATTTACCGGAAGCGTAGGAATCAAAATGACTGATTATAAAATGAAACCGCCAACCGCTATGCTCGGCATTATGAAAGTGGGCGATGCTATAACATTGAAATTTAGCATTGTGATGGTAGGTGATCCAGAAGTAAATGCATTGCTAACAAAATAA
- a CDS encoding RrF2 family transcriptional regulator, producing MRINTKIRYGLRTMIEIASSTDANGMLQKDIAKNQNISLKYLDPIISSLKLKGLIVNSKGRGSGYRLTREPKDITMLDIYTAFEQIIVIECINNLGYCDRSMHDCKGRNYWNEFKNEFAEMLRSKNLEQIIEETHYECNGVIAEVVN from the coding sequence ATGAGAATTAACACAAAAATACGGTATGGTTTACGAACAATGATAGAAATTGCCAGCTCCACTGATGCCAATGGTATGCTCCAAAAAGATATTGCCAAAAACCAAAACATATCATTGAAATATCTTGACCCTATTATTTCATCGCTAAAACTAAAAGGGCTAATAGTCAATAGTAAAGGAAGGGGTAGCGGCTACAGATTAACACGCGAACCCAAAGATATTACAATGCTTGATATCTACACAGCATTCGAACAAATAATAGTTATTGAATGCATAAATAATCTGGGATATTGCGACAGATCCATGCACGATTGTAAAGGGCGCAATTACTGGAACGAATTTAAAAACGAGTTTGCTGAAATGTTGCGAAGCAAAAATCTTGAGCAAATTATAGAAGAAACTCATTATGAATGCAATGGAGTAATTGCTGAAGTTGTAAACTGA
- a CDS encoding VIT1/CCC1 transporter family protein — MESKWQKMAISAQRAEITEYHIYTQLADRATDKNNAEVLRRIGNEEKKHSEYWRSKTGVDIQPDGWKIFKTVTMARFLGLSFVLKLMEKKEGTGSKTYDDLAVDFPETKQISEDEKRHEKELLNMLDEEGLKYVGSIVLGLNDALVELTGALAGFTLALSDTRVISLVGLVTGISAALSMASSDYLSSKAEGDEKAKKSAVYTGVAYFFTVILLILPFLLLTSPFIALIITLATAVLIIFCFNYYISVAKDLNFKARFFEMTFISLGVATFSFLVGYGLKLMLGVNI, encoded by the coding sequence ATGGAATCAAAATGGCAAAAAATGGCGATATCGGCTCAACGGGCTGAAATTACCGAGTATCATATCTATACGCAACTCGCAGACAGAGCAACAGATAAAAATAATGCCGAAGTGCTCCGAAGAATAGGCAATGAAGAGAAAAAACATTCCGAATACTGGAGATCGAAAACAGGCGTTGACATACAGCCCGATGGTTGGAAAATATTCAAGACTGTGACAATGGCGCGTTTCCTAGGATTGTCGTTCGTACTAAAACTGATGGAAAAAAAAGAGGGAACAGGATCAAAAACATACGACGATCTGGCTGTAGATTTTCCGGAAACCAAACAAATATCGGAAGATGAAAAAAGGCACGAAAAAGAACTACTCAATATGCTCGACGAAGAAGGGCTAAAGTATGTAGGGTCCATAGTGTTGGGATTAAACGATGCATTGGTTGAACTTACAGGAGCACTGGCCGGGTTTACATTGGCACTTAGCGATACCAGAGTCATATCACTCGTAGGTTTGGTAACAGGTATTTCGGCGGCTCTTTCTATGGCTTCGTCAGATTATTTATCATCTAAAGCCGAAGGAGACGAAAAAGCAAAAAAGTCGGCTGTTTACACAGGTGTAGCTTACTTTTTTACCGTAATTCTGTTGATACTTCCGTTTTTGCTTCTAACCAGTCCATTTATTGCATTGATAATCACGCTTGCAACGGCTGTATTAATTATTTTCTGTTTTAATTATTATATCTCAGTGGCCAAAGATTTAAATTTCAAGGCTCGTTTTTTCGAAATGACTTTTATAAGTTTAGGTGTAGCGACTTTCTCTTTTCTTGTTGGATATGGACTCAAATTAATGCTTGGTGTGAATATTTGA
- a CDS encoding UDP-N-acetylmuramate--L-alanine ligase yields the protein MNINQFNNIFFIGVAGTGMSAIAQYLRGVGKNVSGSDRYFLPDTYNETREKLEAEGILCFLQDGSGITAQTDLVVASTAIEDTVFEVQKAKELNIPILRRSEVLALIAESKKTIAVGGTSGKSTTSAMIFDIMQYAGLEPSIISGAGLTSIIREGKIGNAKVGKGEWLVIEADESDGSIVQYHPEIGLLLNIDKDHQEIDELMEIFGTFRDNTKEIFITNRSNKLAAKLSVAAANDFATAASEGAGYTGTDFVQNGLHIQFSINGTTIKMNTVGAHNMENALAALAVVHRLGVSFDTAAEALTQYEGIYRRHQIIGEKHGVLLIDDYAHNPAKCAASIAACQPVAPKLIAWFQPHGYKPTRFLRDDFVHDIAAVLRPQDEIWMSEIFYAGGSAVKDISANDLIEDLKKLGKNAFFVENRNNLTEAIKPHLEAQTVLLLMGARDPSLEVFAKEVFDKL from the coding sequence ATGAATATCAATCAATTCAATAACATATTCTTTATCGGTGTAGCCGGTACCGGTATGAGTGCCATTGCTCAATATCTACGGGGTGTAGGCAAAAATGTAAGTGGTAGCGATCGCTATTTTTTACCTGATACCTATAACGAAACCCGTGAGAAACTGGAAGCAGAGGGCATTCTGTGTTTTTTGCAGGATGGAAGCGGCATTACCGCCCAAACCGATTTGGTGGTAGCGTCTACCGCCATAGAGGATACCGTTTTTGAAGTGCAAAAGGCCAAGGAGCTAAACATTCCCATTCTGCGGCGTTCGGAAGTGCTGGCACTGATAGCTGAAAGCAAGAAAACGATAGCGGTAGGAGGTACTTCGGGAAAGAGCACTACTTCTGCTATGATTTTTGATATCATGCAATATGCTGGACTGGAACCTAGTATCATAAGCGGTGCCGGGCTGACCAGCATTATCCGCGAAGGAAAAATAGGAAATGCCAAAGTGGGCAAAGGCGAATGGCTGGTGATAGAAGCCGACGAGAGTGATGGCTCTATCGTGCAATATCACCCCGAAATAGGTTTGCTGCTTAATATTGATAAAGATCATCAGGAGATTGATGAGCTGATGGAGATTTTTGGGACTTTCCGCGATAATACGAAAGAGATTTTTATCACCAACCGATCCAATAAACTTGCTGCGAAACTTTCAGTAGCAGCGGCCAATGATTTTGCAACAGCAGCGAGCGAAGGTGCAGGTTACACGGGTACGGACTTTGTGCAGAATGGCTTGCATATTCAGTTTAGTATCAATGGCACTACAATAAAGATGAACACCGTGGGAGCGCATAATATGGAGAACGCGTTGGCGGCACTGGCGGTAGTACACCGCTTGGGAGTGAGCTTTGATACGGCTGCCGAAGCGTTGACACAATACGAAGGAATTTATCGCCGCCACCAGATTATCGGCGAAAAGCATGGTGTGTTGCTAATTGACGACTACGCGCATAATCCGGCTAAATGTGCTGCTTCTATTGCGGCCTGTCAGCCGGTAGCGCCGAAGTTAATCGCATGGTTTCAGCCGCATGGTTATAAACCTACCCGTTTTTTGCGCGATGATTTTGTACACGATATTGCTGCCGTTTTACGCCCTCAGGACGAAATATGGATGAGCGAAATCTTTTATGCAGGTGGTTCGGCTGTGAAAGATATTTCGGCTAATGACCTGATAGAAGACCTGAAAAAGCTTGGCAAAAATGCTTTTTTTGTAGAAAACAGAAACAACCTGACAGAAGCCATAAAACCGCATCTCGAAGCGCAAACGGTTTTACTGCTTATGGGAGCCAGGGATCCTAGCCTGGAAGTATTTGCCAAAGAGGTTTTCGATAAATTGTAG
- a CDS encoding GyrI-like domain-containing protein — protein sequence MKHDWKKSEKQFYAPKGEPEKISIPAMNFFSIRGEGNPNSPEFGEYISVLYALSYGVKMSPRQGLAPDGYFEYSIYPLEGVWDLKEEARAKSMEILDKDALVFNLMIRQPEFVTPEFAAEVIERVAKKKPHPLFSNVNFETITEGNCVQMLHTGSFDDEPASFARMEAYAEANGLNRKSKIHREIYLKDARKTAPEKLKTILRFTVVDH from the coding sequence ATGAAACACGATTGGAAAAAATCAGAAAAACAGTTTTATGCTCCAAAAGGTGAACCTGAAAAGATAAGCATTCCGGCAATGAATTTTTTCAGTATTCGGGGTGAAGGAAATCCGAACAGCCCTGAATTTGGAGAGTATATCAGCGTTTTATATGCGCTGTCGTATGGCGTAAAAATGTCCCCCAGACAAGGCCTTGCTCCCGATGGATATTTTGAATACAGTATATATCCGCTCGAAGGTGTATGGGATTTGAAAGAGGAAGCCCGCGCAAAATCAATGGAAATACTGGACAAAGATGCACTGGTTTTCAACCTAATGATTCGTCAGCCAGAATTTGTCACACCCGAGTTCGCAGCAGAAGTCATTGAACGCGTTGCTAAAAAGAAACCGCATCCTCTGTTCTCGAACGTAAATTTTGAAACCATTACCGAAGGCAATTGTGTGCAAATGCTTCATACAGGAAGTTTCGACGATGAGCCTGCGAGCTTTGCCCGCATGGAAGCTTATGCCGAAGCCAACGGATTGAACCGAAAAAGTAAAATACATCGGGAAATTTACCTGAAAGATGCCCGAAAGACAGCCCCGGAAAAATTAAAAACAATCCTTCGGTTTACAGTCGTTGACCATTAA
- a CDS encoding AraC family transcriptional regulator, translated as MNIQQQSRTEYISRINRVMEYIDNHYYEQVNLDRLAQIAHFSPFHFHRIFCALTGETPADFCLRIRIEKAAQQLKDAPRKSISDIVFDCGFSSMALFARTFRKHFGMSATAYRKIEQPIIVKDGIYYSKNGQPLSKKNQIYVPLNNELCSVNLKQMVIMETNVIVKELPDMQAIYCRHTGAFNEIHLAYTKLMQFAGPRGLIGKDSHTATVYHDDPSVTEIGKVRQSACLVVDKEVAVEGEIAKLTIKGGRYAVGHFEIDVTEFENAWNTMCVWMTESGYEPGEGNPYEYYYADPENHPEHKFVLDICIPVKSM; from the coding sequence ATGAATATTCAACAACAAAGCAGAACGGAATACATTTCACGTATCAATCGGGTGATGGAATACATCGACAACCATTATTACGAACAGGTTAATCTTGACAGGTTAGCACAAATCGCCCATTTCTCTCCTTTTCATTTTCATCGCATATTCTGTGCGCTGACCGGCGAAACACCTGCCGATTTTTGCCTGCGGATTCGGATAGAAAAAGCAGCTCAACAACTGAAAGATGCTCCTCGCAAAAGTATTTCGGATATTGTATTCGACTGCGGATTCAGCAGCATGGCTCTGTTTGCGCGTACGTTCCGAAAGCATTTTGGCATGAGTGCCACCGCTTACCGAAAAATAGAACAACCGATTATAGTAAAAGACGGTATTTATTATAGCAAGAATGGTCAACCGCTCAGCAAGAAAAATCAAATCTATGTGCCTCTAAACAACGAACTTTGCTCCGTAAATTTAAAACAAATGGTTATTATGGAAACAAATGTTATTGTAAAAGAATTGCCTGATATGCAGGCTATTTATTGTAGGCACACTGGTGCATTTAATGAGATTCACCTTGCGTATACCAAACTAATGCAATTTGCCGGGCCACGCGGATTGATAGGCAAAGACTCGCACACGGCAACCGTTTATCACGACGATCCGTCGGTGACAGAAATAGGAAAAGTACGCCAGAGCGCCTGTCTGGTGGTAGATAAAGAGGTGGCTGTAGAAGGAGAAATTGCTAAACTAACTATCAAAGGCGGACGATATGCCGTTGGTCATTTCGAGATTGACGTAACCGAATTTGAAAATGCATGGAACACCATGTGTGTGTGGATGACCGAAAGCGGCTACGAACCCGGCGAAGGAAATCCGTATGAGTATTATTATGCCGACCCTGAAAATCATCCCGAGCATAAATTTGTGCTGGACATTTGTATACCGGTAAAAAGTATGTAA